From a region of the Oryza sativa Japonica Group chromosome 6, ASM3414082v1 genome:
- the LOC136357061 gene encoding uncharacterized protein: MAWWRARVVAPVRRAWLAVAAARARARNGERGILDLHQDVQTCGYEDVQVMWNMLSSEKEAAPPPPRKRALWRLRLPVWPAAVWSPRGRGMQQREPNPTADCNFAM, from the exons ATGGCGTGGTGGCGCGCCAGGGTCGTCGCGCCCGTGCGCCGCGcgtggctcgccgtcgccgccgcccgcgcgcgcgcccgcaacGGCG AGCGTGGCATCCTCGACCTCCACCAGGACGTGCAGACCTGCGGGTACGAGGACGTGCAGGTGATGTGGAACATGCTCAGctcggagaaggaggcggcgccgccgccgccgcggaagcGTGCGTtgtggcggctgcggctgccggTCTGGCCCGCCGCCGTCTGGTCGCCGCGCGGCCGAGGCATGCAGCAGCGTGAACCGAATCCTACTGCCGATTGCAACTTCGCCATGTAA